In Sodalis ligni, a single genomic region encodes these proteins:
- the otsB gene encoding trehalose-phosphatase, with protein MTDSEPLPPIPLKSFALFFDLDGTLAGIEKRPEWVSIPNDIKQALMELLSLTGGAVALVSGRALEELDALCAPLKCPAAGVHGAERRDARGHIHRTELSPALMATLGTELNVAIAAYPGCHVEGKGMAYALHYRQAEAYADEILALAETFTQRYPELALQPGKCVVELKPRGVDKGAAIHAFMHEAPFAGRTPLFIGDDLTDEAGFSQVNALGGVSIKVGPGETTARYHLDDVGQVHQWLLSLAKQQESQSIKTIISVGEDL; from the coding sequence ATGACTGACAGTGAACCATTACCCCCGATCCCCCTGAAATCATTTGCGCTATTTTTTGATTTGGACGGCACGCTCGCCGGTATCGAAAAACGGCCTGAGTGGGTGTCCATTCCCAACGATATCAAGCAGGCATTGATGGAACTTCTCTCTTTAACGGGCGGGGCCGTAGCGCTGGTCTCCGGCCGCGCCTTGGAAGAGCTGGATGCGCTGTGCGCGCCGCTGAAGTGTCCCGCCGCGGGAGTGCACGGCGCTGAACGGCGGGATGCACGGGGGCATATCCATCGGACCGAATTATCGCCGGCGTTAATGGCAACGCTCGGTACGGAACTTAACGTGGCCATTGCCGCCTATCCCGGGTGCCATGTGGAAGGAAAAGGCATGGCATATGCGTTGCACTATCGGCAGGCTGAGGCTTATGCCGATGAGATACTGGCTCTGGCTGAAACCTTTACCCAACGCTACCCGGAACTCGCCTTGCAGCCGGGAAAATGCGTGGTCGAACTTAAACCCCGCGGTGTTGATAAAGGCGCCGCCATTCACGCTTTTATGCACGAAGCGCCTTTTGCCGGCCGAACACCGCTTTTTATCGGCGACGATCTCACTGACGAAGCCGGTTTTTCGCAGGTTAACGCCCTTGGCGGCGTTTCCATCAAGGTAGGGCCAGGAGAAACCACCGCGCGATATCATTTGGATGATGTTGGCCAAGTCCATCAATGGCTGTTGTCATTGGCAAAACAACAAGAGAGTCAATCTATTAAAACCATCATCTCGGTTGGGGAGGATTTATGA
- the dsrB gene encoding protein DsrB: protein MKLHDRVSVKTDGGPRRKGTILAIEEFSEGTMYLVALDDYPTGIWFFNETSHPDGIFVEQLAGDA from the coding sequence ATGAAATTACATGATCGGGTGTCGGTCAAAACCGACGGCGGACCGCGCAGAAAAGGAACCATCCTGGCCATTGAAGAGTTCAGCGAGGGGACCATGTATCTTGTGGCGTTGGATGATTATCCCACCGGGATCTGGTTTTTCAATGAAACCAGCCATCCAGATGGCATTTTTGTGGAGCAGCTGGCAGGAGATGCCTGA
- a CDS encoding DUF2525 domain-containing protein: MPFAKEYNQHLQREISIDVDSLLKAVREAAGHDVHEHQSNDHAHMVTAEGKRYNNYGALAEAYHLDIRNYTVTEVNR, translated from the coding sequence ATGCCTTTCGCGAAAGAGTATAACCAACATTTGCAGCGGGAAATCAGCATTGATGTGGATTCATTGCTTAAAGCGGTAAGAGAGGCCGCCGGCCATGATGTGCATGAGCACCAAAGCAACGATCACGCCCATATGGTGACGGCTGAAGGTAAACGTTATAACAACTATGGCGCATTGGCCGAAGCCTACCATCTGGACATCCGCAACTATACCGTCACGGAAGTTAACCGTTAG
- a CDS encoding mannosyl-3-phosphoglycerate phosphatase-related protein, with translation MPSLQDPLLVVTDLDGSLLDHHTYSWQAAEGWLEKLKAHHIPVVICSSKTSAEIKTLQTGMGLEGAPFIAENGALLHAGALGQGQQPDEPVTTILGQDYAAIREALETLRRSHGFKFFGFGDVNEQLIGEWTGLAPHDALLAQQRQASEALIWRDSDERMTEFVQELEARSLALIQGGRFYHVLSKGSNKGAAVRWLLSLFRRNDGRPWQSLGLGDGPNDVLMLQAVDYAVIIRGYSKTPLDLGPSQKNVYRTAAYGPEGWSEGLEHFITSDGLG, from the coding sequence ATGCCCAGCTTACAAGATCCCTTATTAGTCGTGACCGATTTGGATGGTTCGTTGCTTGACCATCATACCTATAGCTGGCAAGCCGCCGAGGGCTGGCTGGAAAAACTCAAGGCCCACCACATCCCGGTGGTTATCTGCTCAAGCAAGACCTCGGCGGAAATAAAAACGCTGCAAACAGGCATGGGCCTGGAAGGCGCGCCTTTTATCGCTGAAAACGGCGCTCTGCTGCATGCCGGCGCCTTAGGACAAGGGCAACAGCCCGACGAACCGGTAACCACCATATTGGGGCAAGATTATGCCGCCATCAGGGAGGCGCTGGAAACGCTGCGCCGATCCCATGGATTTAAATTTTTTGGCTTCGGCGACGTTAATGAACAATTGATTGGAGAATGGACCGGTCTGGCTCCCCACGATGCGCTCCTGGCTCAGCAGCGCCAGGCCTCGGAAGCATTGATCTGGCGCGATAGTGACGAAAGGATGACCGAATTCGTCCAGGAGCTTGAAGCCCGGTCCCTGGCGCTGATTCAAGGCGGACGCTTTTACCATGTGTTGTCAAAAGGCAGCAACAAAGGCGCCGCGGTACGCTGGCTATTGAGTCTGTTTCGCCGGAATGACGGACGCCCATGGCAATCATTGGGTTTGGGAGACGGCCCTAATGACGTCTTGATGCTGCAGGCGGTGGACTATGCGGTTATTATCCGCGGTTACAGCAAAACCCCGCTGGATCTTGGCCCATCACAAAAAAATGTCTACAGAACCGCTGCCTATGGCCCCGAAGGCTGGAGCGAAGGATTGGAACATTTTATCACTTCAGACGGATTGGGGTGA